CAGGCAATATGAGAATTTGATGTTAACTTCATGTTATGTTTACAGTAAAGTTATAAGCTGATTAAATTTTCCGGTCAGGTTTTAAGCCTCTGCTTCCTCAGGATTGAAGCTCAATCCTATTTCCTTCAGAAGTAATGCCGCATTAAATGTTTTACAAGCGCCTTCTTTTAATTTATAATCAAAATTCATTTCTCCTTCTGCCAGCTGGATATCAAAATGATAGTTTCTTACCAGTCCTGAATACTTTTCAATCATTTCTGATAATTGAAGATCATGTGTAGCAAATAGTGTTGGTGTTTTTCTAAGGATCATCTGCTGAATAAAAACTTTCGACCCCAGGTATTTATCCTTGCTGTTTGTTCCCCTCAGCATCTCGTCGATCAGTACTAATGGATGTGCTAAGGTGCTTACTCCTTCCAGAATCATTTTCAACCTGTTCAGTTCGGCTTTAAAGGTTGAAGTCTGGTCATTCAGTGAATCCTTAATCCGCATATAGGTTAAGATTTCAAAAATGGATACCTTCATGTATTTAGCGCACACAGGGGCACCGGAAAAGGCTAATACCATATTGATACCGGCTGTCCGCAGAAACGTGCTCTTACCTGCCATATTTGACCCGGTCACGATATCAACGGTTGGCTTACTATCAAAATTATAGGTATTCACTATCCGTTTGCTTTCTGCAATCAGCGGATGGCCCAGATCTTTGGCTTCGAAATGAAAAGTGTCTGAGATAACCGGGAAAGTAAGCTCTGGTTCGTTATAGTTGAAGGTAGCGAAGGAAATCAATTCTTCAAACTGGCTGATGGTATACAATCCTTTGATCAATTGATCTGAAGAGTTCACAAACCATTTGTCCAGCTGGATCGCACATCTGAAATCCCATAAAAGGAATACATTAAAGATAGTCCCGACAACCATATTTAACCGGACATCAAATGAATTGATAATGCCTGATAGTTTTTTGATCTGTACACTCAAAGGTACGGTTACGGTAAGCTCCGTAAAAAAACCTTTAATGTATTTACTTTCCCATTTGAGTTCTTCCGTCCATTTTACAGTTCCTGAGATCGCATTGAGCAAACTTGCGCTCCCGCTGAATCCGGAATGAACAAGGTTAATCTTTTTACTAAAGTAAAAACATAAAACAACGTTAACAAAGGCATAAAGTCCTAATCCTTCCCAGTAGAAGCCACCATATAAAGAACCGAGAATGATTAATCCGGCAGAGATAAAAGGTACTATCATTGTATATAGCCTCAATAAAGGACTATGTGTAAATTTCAATTGATCCGGCATCTGGTGCTCCAGTTTATGACTGATAATTTCCAGCTGTTCCGGTTTATGATTCTGAAGCCCTGCCCTGAAATGGAAAGTCTGGTCAATATGCCTGGTTAATTCAATGATTGCTTCCTGGCGATCCATAATAATTGCTGGCGTGGCAGGTTTGTTCAAACTATCTGCCAGCAATTTCATCCCATTTACCGTGTTTGAACGGTTAATAAATGCATATAAAGAAGAATGTCCGTAAATGTCAAGATCCGAAGCATAAGGGTGATATTCATCTTCAAAATGCTTGCCTTCTTTATATTTATTTTTACCTGTCAGGATGAGATTAACTTCATTCTGAAATACGAAAAGCATTTTCTCTGCGTAATTCAGCTCCTGTTCTTTAGCAGCCTGACGCTTTACAATAACCATAAAACACAACACAGGAATACACATCAGGATACCAATCAGCCAGTGATAGCCAAAATAGATTGTTATACTCACTAAAAGAATTTCGATGATAAACAGACCTAACCTGGATAACGAGATGTTATTGAGTGCTTTATTAATTTGAGTAATCTGTTCTTCCTGAGTTGCAACGTTATTTTGATAGTCCTTTAAAATACTATCTTTAGATTTTACCATATCTTTGAATCCTGTCTATATTAGAAGCGCTTCTAATATAGGGATTACTACATTAGCACATTAATTTTGAATGAAAATAACTTTACTCGTTGTCGGAAAAACAGAGGATAAATATCTGATCGAGGGTATTGAAAAATACCTTAACCGGTTAAAGCATTATATTGGTTTCAGCCTGGTCGTGATTCCTGATGTGAAGAATACCAAGAATTTAACAGAAGCACAACAAAAGACAAAAGAGGCCGAACTGATCCTGAAACAAATCAGCAACCTGGACACTGTTATCCTGATGGATGAGAAAGGGAAGAAATACACTTCTGTTCAGTTCTCAAATTATTTAAACAAACAAATGATCGGAAGTGTTCAGCATATGATATTTGTGATTGGCGGCCCTTATGGTTTTGACGAAAGTGTATATAAGAGAGCAAATGGAAGTATCTCTTTGTCAGATATGACGTTTTCACACCAAATGGTCCGCTTATTTTTTGTGGAGCAGCTGTACAGAGCATTTAGTATCTTAAAGGGCGAACCTTACCATCATGAATAGAAATCCTGAAATGCTTTATGGAATATTTCATTTTGTGCATCATCATCATAAGCTATTAAACTAAGAAAGGAATTTTATGCAACCAGGAGATTTTAAAAGAAAATACAGATTCAGAAGCAGAGGCAATGGCAACCGATGGGGCTTCACCATAGCCATCATTATCTCGATACTTGCATTTCTGCTGATCGTCTATTACTTGTAAACGATATTTAACTTGTGCAGAGAAATTCTGCGCATAAAAAAACCGGATGTTAAACATCCGGTTTTTTTATAGTATGGAGTCCTTAAACTCCTTTTTTGCTTGTCATGCTAGCTTTTTTAGCTGGCTGAGATGTTTTAACGGGAGCTTTAGCATTCGAAGGTTTAGGCGTAGCCTTAACTTTCTTGTCATCTGCTGCTTTAACCGCTTCAGCACCTTCAACAGCTCCGGGAGCCGCTTCTGTGAATAAAGGAAGATCCTTTAATAAGTGGTACCAGGTAACGATTTTCTTCATATCTGAAGTATAAACTTTTTCCTGATCGTGTGTAGGTGCAACCTCAACGAATAATGCTCTTAAAACAGCAGCATCAGCTTTAGCGTCAGCAACTTCACCTTTTAATGCAGCAATATTTGCTAAAACATCAACTAACTTCAAATCTTCATCTTCACCATAGATAGTGATATCTTCTAATGAAGCCAGTTTAGTAGAAGAGATACTAGTTACAATTTTAACTTTCTGAGCATCTAAGCCTTCCAGTACATAACCTGCTTTATTTTGTCCAACAAGTTTAAATAAACCTGGTCTGCCGGATACGGCTACAATTCCTCTTAAATTCATATCTTAATCTTCTATCACTTCTATACCTAAAATCTTATCTCCTTGTTTGATATCATCAACAATGTCTACATTTTCAACCACTTTACCAAAGCAAGTATGGTTTCTATCTAAATGTGCAGTGTTTGATCTGCTGTGACAAATGAAGAATTGTGAACCACCAGTGTTTCTGCCAGCATGTGCCATAGATAATACACCGCGCTCGTGATGTTGATTTCCACCATCAAGTTCACAGTCAATTTTGTAACCAGGGCCACCAGTTCCAGCTAAATGAGCTGTAGCTGCATCTTTGGAATTCGGACATCCTGCCTGTACTACGAAATCAGGAATTACACGGTGAAAAGTGATTCCATCATAAAACCCTTCATTTGCTAGTTTTTTAAAGTTCGCAACTGTGTTAGGGGCATCTGTGTCATAAAACTCGACAGTCATGTCGCCTTTTTCTGTTTTTATTATTGCTTTGCTCATATTCTTTTTTGTAATGGTCAAATTTAGTAAATTGAAACGACTAGATAAACTAAAGGTTCAAAAACCTATCCAACCTATAAATGTATATATAATGATTCATTTTAACGTTTAATAGTAGTAAAAATTTTAAATCAGCTATCTAAAGTTTAGATTAGTACCTGGCCTGCTAACTTATGATTTTAAAAAAGAGTTTCCTTTTGCTGTTATTGCTCACTTTAACGTTGGCAATGAAAGCTTCATCAATTCTGATTAACATGGACGAAGATCAGAAAAATCATCTCAAAGCTTATGGTATTGCCTACTGGAGTATTAAGCAGCAGGCAGATGTAAGCTGGTTATTGAATTACAGGGGCGGCAGTTTTCTGATTAAATATAGCAAGCTGATAGAGGACGAATGTAAAACCAGGGGAGTTTCTTACCAGGTCATCGCCGATGGCAAAGTAACTGCCATACTCAACGAAATCAGCGATCCTGCTGTAAATATGGAAATGGTTAAGCTGGAAAAAGCGCCAAAAATTGCTGTCTACTCTCCCAAAAGCAAGTTGCCATGGGATGATGCTGTAACCATGGTGCTCACTTATGCAGAGATCCCATATGATATTGTATATGATGACGAAGTATTAAAAGATAAGTTAACAGGTTACGACTGGCTGCACCTGCACCATGAAGATTTTACCGGGCAGTACGGCCGTTTTTGGAGTGCCTTCCAGAACGCAGCCTGGTACAAAGAAGATGTCAGAACTCAGGAAGCAACAGCCAAAAGAAACGGGTTCAGCAAAGTATCGCTGATGAAACTGGCAGTAGCAAAAAAGATGACTGAATTTTGTGCGGGCGGAGGTTTTCTTTTTGCCATGTGCTCGGCTACGGATAGTTTTGATATCGCCCTGTCGGCAGAAGGGGTAGATATTTGTGCCAGCATGTTTGATGGGGATGCAGAAGACCCGAATGCACAGTCTAAACTGGATTACAATAAGACATTGGCTTTTAAAGATTTCAGGTTGGACCCAAATCCTGCAAATTATGAGTTTTCTGATATTGATGTCACACAAACCAGAAGCCTGAATCAGCAAAATGATTATTTCACCTTATTTGAATTTTCAGCGAAGTCAGACCTGGTACCAACCATGCTGACCCAGGATCATGACCGCGTAATTAAAGGCTTCATGGGTCAGACCACAGCTTTCAGAAAGAGCCTGATCAAACCAAACATTACTGTTCTGGGAGAAAATAAGGGGGCAGCAGAAGTCCGTTACCTGCATGGTGATATTGGAAAGGGACAGTTTACTTTTTATGGAGGACATGATCCTGAAGACTATCAGCATGCTGTGGGTGATCCACCCACAGACTTAAACCTGCATCCCAATTCACCGGGATATCGTTTGATTTTAAATAATGTCCTGTTTCCTGCGGCAAAGAAAAAGCATCAGAAAACCTGATCCTTAATCGTAGAAGTTCCAGCTCAGACCTACCTGAAGTGCCCGGTCTTGCATCGGGTATCTGTTCACCGTATAATATCCTTTAGACTGGATTCCCTGGTTAAGATAGGCGTATTTAACAAAGATATTAGCTTTTCTTAAACTTGCCCTTACCCAAACATCAACAATCGGATAACTATCAAATTTGACTGGTTTGTAGGGAATAGCAGCATCGGGAGCAGATTGACGAATATAAAACTGGCTCACGGATGGGGAATAAGAATAATTCACATATTTTGTATTGTACTTTACGTCCACTCCAAACTCTGTATTTAAAACTTTGAATACCTTCGCCTTCATATACAAACTATTATAAGTATAAAATTCAGGTGTTGGCATAATATCAGGTTTACTTGTTTTCTGATAAACAATGTAACTATCCAGGTTGAACCTGCCGAACTTGAATTTCTTTCCGACCGTTACTTTTAATACGCTAATGCTCCCTGATTCTTGTGCTGGCAGAATAGTCAGTGAGTCAACAGTAGTATTTTTCTGTACAAAATACAGATAGTTATTAATCATATAATATTCTGCACCGGCATCCAGCCCCAGCTTATCATTGATATATTTAAAAGACAGGTTCACTGTTTTCGTTCTGTTAAATGGACTGGCCAGCATCACAATATTAGGTGATACTAAAGGATTGGCGGCCTTAAGTTCAGCGAGTTTTGGGTCCACAGTTGCATTGGTCCAGCCAAAGTGGTTTCCATAATGGGTATCGTAAATTTCTTCTGGTGATTTATTCTGAATATAACCTCCCAAAACTATCCTGCCCAGGTTATTGCTAACCAGCAAATTACTTTTAGCTTCATACATAAAGTCTCCGGCTTGTCTGCCCTGGAAGATTTGCTGTACGTCAAAGTTCAGATCTATCCGGTTACTGAACCTATAGCCCGCAGCCCCCAAAAGCGTTACATTCTGGAATGTCTTCGCGTAATTAGAAAAATACTTATTGTTAACCGTAATTGTCTCTGAAGTAACTACCCCGGCAGCATTTGTATAATTATAAGTATTCGTCTGCGGGAGCACACCCACTATTTGAGAGTAGTTATAAAAATCATGACGGATACCGGCATCCAGTTTCAATTCATTCTTGATGACAGAACTGGATTTTCCACGCAGAAAGAAACTGTATATAAACTCATTTTGTATATGTTTTACAGTAGTACTATCATTGGTATAGGAAAGATCGCGCATACCTGAAGGTAAAACAGTATGGTCATCAGCCTCATTCTTCTGAAAAGCATAAGAATCCTTATCATATTTGATCGTATAAGTAATCTTATTGGTAGGGAGTACTTTTTTAGAGATTTCCTGATCCAGACTATCAATACGGCCAACAAAATAGGTTTGTCTCAGAAAGAAAGTGTTCTTCCTGTAAATTTGCCTGGCAGAATTCAGCCGCACCGACTGAGACATCCGGTCTATGGAAAGGTTATTACTTCCAAAAATATTATCATTGATAATCGATCCGTTTTCATAAGCCTTCAGCGTATTAAAGATAGCATTTGCATACAGTGCGTATCTTTTGTTTGGCGAAGTATACCAGCTAAAAAATGTACCATTCAGTACATCCCCTCTTTGCCTTTGATATAAACCATTAGCACCTATCCTGTTATAACTCGCCCCAACGTTAAAATTCTTTTTAATGTTCTGAGAGTGCATCACCCTAAAAAGCTGCTCTGCCTCCCCACTATATTGTCCGGCAAAATAAATATTACTAAAAGGGGTACGTGCCTGATAATATCTAATATCATCGTTCCCCAGCGCATACCAATCGAGTGAATGGAATCCCGGATTAAAGCCAATCGTTTTGATCGGCTCAAATAAAAGATCTTTAGCGGCAAGACCAATATTTCCAGTATTGATTGTCGGCCTTCTGGGCTGAGCAATCGGGCTGAAATTCTGCATCCCTCTTAAACTTGTATCCAGCGCAAGCGTTTGAATACTATCTTTAGTTAGCTTAAGCGTAGTATAACGGATAAACCTCGAGGTAAAAATAACAGAGTCTTTACTATTTTCCAGCTTACTTCTTAAGGAATCTAATTCTTTATTTTGATTCACTGAAGTCTTAAGGTCCTGAGCAAAAGATTGCTTTGCCCCAAACAAGACACAGCTTAAAAGAAATAAAACAATGGTTTTATACATTATAAAGAAAGAATTAGCTGGCTTAATATTTTCGTCATTTTAGGTTCAGCTGCGCGTGCTGTTTCCAGTATTTCTTCCAAACTTACCGGAACTAAAACATCACCAAAACCTTCATCTGTCAATACCGAAATTGCAAAAACAGGAATGCTCATATGATTGGCAACAATAACTTCAGGAACTGTGCTCATCCCTACTGCATCACCACCTATAATACGTAAATACTTATATTCTGCTTTTGTTTCCAGGTTTGGCCCTGTTACAGAGACATAAACACCCTGGTGACAAGTGATTTTTTCTGCTGCTGCAATGTCCATCGCGCGCTTGATAAAGTCTTTTTGATAAGGCTGGCTCATGTCAGGAAACCTTGGTCCCATATCATTATCATTTCTTCCACGTAACGGGCTTTCAGGTTGCAAATTGATATGATCATTGATAATCATCAAATCACCTTTCTTAAAGTCAGCGTTCAGCGAACCAGCAGCATTAGAGATAAACAGGTGCTGAATACCAAGGGCTTTCATGACTCTGATCGGAAAAGTAATCTGCTGCATGGAATATCCTTCGTAATAGTGTAATCTGCCTTGCATAGCAACTACCTTTTTACCGTTCAGTTTTCCAAAAATCAGTTTTCCAGAATGGAATTCTAAAGTAGAAATCGGAAAATTAGGAATATTGGAATACATCAGACTGAATTCTACATCGATCTCATTCACCAGGCCACCTAATCCGGTACCTAGTATTATTCCTATTTCCGGCTGGAAATTATTGCATTTTAGTTTAATGTACTCAACGGTTTCGTGTAGTGTCTGAAACATATTTTAGGATCTTTTGGTCAAATGTTTTTTTGCAGGCTGCCTCAATATCTATATGAATAGGCAAATAAAATACAGGCAAATTTAATAGTAATTCTTTGATTGTAACATCAAATAAACGTTGCGCATCCTTTTCTGTTGTGATAATAATTTTTTCTTTCGCAGAATCCTGATGAAATGCCTCTGCCAATTTACGCAAATTCCCTAAACTGAATGCGTGATGATCCGGGTAATCATGATGTTCAATCACAGCAGAAAAACCTGAAAGGTAATCAAATAATGGCTTTGGATTGGCGATACCAGTCAATAAGAAGATCTTTTTATCTTTCAGCGATTCTACATTTAGTAATGTACCGGTGAAAAGACCTGTCAGGCTTTTATAATTTATAGCAGAGAAAAAAAGCTGAGCAGCAGATGTTTTATCAAAGTGAGCAGCACATTGCTTCTTCTGCTGAACAGTAATATCCAGAGGTGATTTAGTCACCAATAAAATATCTGCACGTTTATAACCCCAGAAAGGTTCCCGCATATTACCCGCTGGTAATAAAAATTGTGTGGTCAGTAATTTTTGAAATTCAAAGAGCAGGATACTGAATCCGGGGTTCAGTCTTCTGTGCTGAAAGGCATCATCCAGTATAATCACATCATGTGCGTCTTTCAATTGTGTGATTCCTTTTACCCGGTCTTCGCATACGGCTACGGTCACTTGTGGAAATTTATGATAAAATTGCAAGGGCTCATCCCCTATCGACTTTGCAGTAGCAGTCTGATCTGCGTATATAAATCCTTTCGTCTCTCTTCCGTAACCTCTGCTTAAAATGGCAATTTTATAACCGGCCATTAAGTGCACCAGATATTCGGTTACCGGACTTTTTCCTGAGCCACCCACAACCAAGTTGCCTACACAAATCACAGGAATATCGAACCGGGTAGATTTGAACAGCCCCCAATCATAGAGCTTGTTTCTAAAAATAACCACGATACCGTATAAAACAGAAAAGGGAAGTAATAATAACCGGATGTATTTTATCATGCTATAGATTCAGAAGCGGTCTGAAATTTCAGCTAAATTGAAACCGCTCTTCAAAAATAAGAATTATTTTCCTGCGCCATGTGGTCTGTTAGCAGAATATCATATAGTAGAATGGATTGACAGGCAATAAAATAAAAAACTATCTTTGTGCAAACAACAATATTATATCATGCTCAAAGGATTTTTTAACGTACCAACACCTGAGAACGAACCTATTTTAGGTTACGCACCAGGAAGTAAAGAACGTGAATTATTGAAAGCTGCTTTAGCTGAAGCACGTTCAAAAAAAGGTGACATCCCAATGTATATCGGGGGCAAAGCAGTCCACACTGATAAAAAAGGAACAGTTACTCCACCGCACGATCACCAACACGTTTTAGCACAATATAGCATAGGCGACAAAACTCATGTACAACAGGCAATTGATGCGGCATTAGCTGCAAAGCCTCAATGGGAAAACCTGCCATGGGAACAACGTGCAGCTATATTTTTAAAGATCGCTGAGTTAATCTCGGGTCCGTATCGTTATAAATTAAATGCAGCAACAATGCTTGGTCAATCAAAAAATGCTTACCAGGCAGAAATTGATGCAGCTTGTGAGCTGATAGATTTCTTACGTTTCAACGTAAGTTATATGGCTGACATTTATAAACAACAACCTCCGGTTTCTCCAAAAGGTGTTTGGAACAGAGTTGAACAACGTCCTTTAGAAGGGTTTGTTTTCGCTTTAACTCCTTTCAACTTTACTGCTATCGCGGCAAACCTGCCAACATCAGCAGCATTAATGGGTAATGTTGTCGTTTGGAAACCTGCCGATACTCAGGTTTATGCAGCGAATTTATTGATGGAGATTTTCAGAGAAGCAGGTTTACCTGATGGCGTAATCAACTTGGTTTATGTAGATGGCCCTGAAGCTGGAGAAGTAATCTTTAACAGCCCTGATTTTGCTGGTATTCACTTTACAGGTTCTACTGCTGTATTCCAGAACATCTGGAAAACTATTGGTACAAACATTCATAAATACAAAACATACCCTCGTATTGTAGGTGAAACTGGTGGTAAAGATTTTATCCTGGTTCATGCTTCTGCTGATGCTGAGGTTTCAAGTACGGCTATTTTACGTGGTGCTTTTGAATACCAGGGACAAAAATGTTCTGCTGCTTCGAGAACTTACATCGCGAAAAGTTTATGGCCAAAAATTAAAGAATTGATGTTGCGTGATCTTGCTACCTTCAAAATGGGTGGAACTGAAGATTTCAGCAATTTCGTAAATGCAGTGATTGACGATCGTTCTTTCACTAAACTGGCGAAATATATTGATCAGGCAAAAGCTGACAAAGGCGTAGAAATCATTGCTGGTGGAAATTACGATAAATCTAAAGGTTACTTTATTGAGCCGACAGTTTTAGTTGTTGATGATCCTAAATACACGACCATGAGCGAAGAATTGTTCGGTCCTGTATTGACTGTATATGTATATGATGATGCAGATTTTGACCAGGTATTAGCGTTAATCGATACAACTTCGGGGTATGCTTTAACTGGTGCTGTGATTGCTCAGGACCGTTATGCTATCGATAAAGCATCTTATGCTTTACGTAACGCGGCTGGTAATTTCTATATCAATGATAAATGTACTGGTGCTGTAGTTGGTCAGCAACCATTTGGCGGTGCCAGAGGTTCAGGTACAAATGATAAAGCGGGTTCAATGATTAACTTATTGCGCTGGGTTTCTCCACGTACAATCAAAGAAACATTCGATCCACCAAAGGATTACCGTTACCCATTTATGGGCTAATCAAAACATAAAAAAAGCCGGTTAATACCGGCTTTTTTTATAACATTATAATTTGTAGTAAATTATTTCTGATCAACAGCTGTTTTGGCCGGAGCTTCAACTTTAGGTTTAGTCAGACCATCCATCTTAAATACAGAGGAAATATGATCATTAGATTCTGTGGTTACTCCCAGATCTTTGATTAATCCTGTTTCCAAACTGTAAACCCAACCATGGATACCTAATTTCTTTCCATTTCCCCATCTGTTTTGAACAATAGATGTTTTAGTCAGGTTAAATACACCTTCTATAACATTCAGTTCTACCAGTCTGTCTGTACGTTTTTTATCATCTGATATCCTGTCCAGTTCATGATAATGCAAACGGTAAGTATCTTTTATATTTCTTAACCAGTTATCAATAATTCCGAATTGCTTGTTGCTCAACGCTGCTGCAACACCACCACATCCGTAGTGTCCGCAAACAATGACGTGTTCTACTTCTAATACGTTTACCGCATAATCCAGTACACTTAACATATTCATATCTGTATGTACCACAACATTTGCAATGTTGCGGTGAACAAAGATGTCACCAGGATTGGTATTGGTAATCTGGTTGGCTGGTACTCTGCTATCTGAACAGCCAATCCATAAAATTGGTGGCTTCTGTCCAGCAGATAAACGGTCAAAAAAGGTAGGGTCTTCCGCTAAAGTTTTCGCTACCCAGTCTTTATTACCTTGTAATAATCCTTCGTAAGTGATATCGTGATTGTGGGATTCTAATTTTGCACACATAATATTTATATTTTATGAATATCTTCAATAATTTTGTCAGTTATCTTTGGTACTATATAATGCTCTTTTATCTCAACTAAGGTAACTATAATCCCCTTTGTATAAGCATTATGTTTGAAATTGTAAATGGTTTCCAATACATCCGGATGGATATATCTGGAGTTGCTTCCATCAATAATTACATTGGTTTCCTGAGGGATTTTTGTCAATACAACCTGTATCGCCGCTTTGTTCAGAAATGATACTTCCTCAGACAATTTGATTCTCAGGTTCTTTTTGTTCCCTTCTTCATGGATTTTGTAAAAGAATGGGTTACGCATATTGGTCCGCAGTAAATAAAACACAGACAACAACATGCCGATGGCCACACCTTTTAATAAGTCAGTTAATAAAACAGCAACCACAGTAATCACAAATGGAACAAATTGATCCCAGCCTTTATGATACATATGTTTGAATAAACTGATTCTTGTCAGTTTGTAACCAGTCACTAACAGGATCGCTGCCAAACAGGCTAGTGGAACCATATTGATCAATCCCGGAATAAACAGGAAAGACAATAGTAACCAGCAACCATGTAAAATGGCAGACATTTTAGTCTTTCCACCGGCATTTACGTTTGCAGAACTTCTTACAATTACAGAAGTCATAGGTAAACCGCCAAGCAAACCACTCGTCATATTTCCCAGTCCCTGTGCAATCAGCTCTCTGTTGGTTGGTGAAACTCTTTTTACAGGATCAATCTTATCTACAGCCTCGATACTCAGCAACGTTTCTAAACTTGCCACAACTGCTATCGTTAAGGCAACAATCCAGACTTCTTTATTGGTAATGGCAGAAAAATCCGGCATCGTGAACAGGTTCGAGAACTCGCCCCATCCGCTCACAACAGGAATATTAACCATCTGTTCAGCTTTTAACGCGAATTGTGTTTGCTGAAAAAACAAAGTTAATCCTATACCTAGTATAACAACCAGTAACGGAGCCGGTACAGCACTCAGCTTTTTGAATTTTGGCCAGAAGATCAGGATAGCAATGGAAAGCACAGTGATGATTATTGCAGCCGGATTGAGCATTTTTAGCGCCTGTCCTACAATATTAAACATCGGACCACTACTTAAGCTTTCATCCAGAAAATCTTTATCTACACCTAATGCATGTGGCAGTTGCTTTAAAATCAGGATTAGTCCAATTGCAGCAAGCATCCCTTCAATTACACTCGAAGGAAAATAGTTGCCAATTGTACCTGCTTTGACCATACCCAGCACAATCTGCATCAATCCCGCCAGCATCACTGCCAGTAAAAATGTCTGGTAACTGCCCAGGTGAGCTATAGCCCCCAATACAATTACCGTCAAACCAGCAGCAGGGCCACTCACACTTAACTGAGATCCACTGAAACTGGCAACAACTATTCCTCCAATAACACCAGTGATCAAACCGGCGAATAATGGGGCGCCCGAAGCCAGGGCTATTCCCAGACACAACGGCAGGGCCACTAAAAACACGACTATACTAGCCGGGAAATCGCGCTTTAAATTCTTTTTTAAGATATATTTCTTCAATCCAGCCTTTGAGGAGATTGAGTTTCCATTCTGCATAACATTAATGCTAATTATTACTTATAATTATTTAACTACGCTTAATCCCAATGGGTTTAACCGTTTAATCAATAAGAATTAGCAAAAGTTAGGCGGCGGAGTGGGTACCGATGGATGATAGGGATCTACATACCGCTTGAAGTGATCAATATAACAGTTCCTGATTCCGAAATCTACCAATAAAGGCACATAGGTATAGGTG
The DNA window shown above is from Pedobacter cryoconitis and carries:
- the rlmH gene encoding 23S rRNA (pseudouridine(1915)-N(3))-methyltransferase RlmH, with the protein product MKITLLVVGKTEDKYLIEGIEKYLNRLKHYIGFSLVVIPDVKNTKNLTEAQQKTKEAELILKQISNLDTVILMDEKGKKYTSVQFSNYLNKQMIGSVQHMIFVIGGPYGFDESVYKRANGSISLSDMTFSHQMVRLFFVEQLYRAFSILKGEPYHHE
- a CDS encoding DUF5606 domain-containing protein, encoding MNLRGIVAVSGRPGLFKLVGQNKAGYVLEGLDAQKVKIVTSISSTKLASLEDITIYGEDEDLKLVDVLANIAALKGEVADAKADAAVLRALFVEVAPTHDQEKVYTSDMKKIVTWYHLLKDLPLFTEAAPGAVEGAEAVKAADDKKVKATPKPSNAKAPVKTSQPAKKASMTSKKGV
- a CDS encoding MutS-related protein — its product is MVKSKDSILKDYQNNVATQEEQITQINKALNNISLSRLGLFIIEILLVSITIYFGYHWLIGILMCIPVLCFMVIVKRQAAKEQELNYAEKMLFVFQNEVNLILTGKNKYKEGKHFEDEYHPYASDLDIYGHSSLYAFINRSNTVNGMKLLADSLNKPATPAIIMDRQEAIIELTRHIDQTFHFRAGLQNHKPEQLEIISHKLEHQMPDQLKFTHSPLLRLYTMIVPFISAGLIILGSLYGGFYWEGLGLYAFVNVVLCFYFSKKINLVHSGFSGSASLLNAISGTVKWTEELKWESKYIKGFFTELTVTVPLSVQIKKLSGIINSFDVRLNMVVGTIFNVFLLWDFRCAIQLDKWFVNSSDQLIKGLYTISQFEELISFATFNYNEPELTFPVISDTFHFEAKDLGHPLIAESKRIVNTYNFDSKPTVDIVTGSNMAGKSTFLRTAGINMVLAFSGAPVCAKYMKVSIFEILTYMRIKDSLNDQTSTFKAELNRLKMILEGVSTLAHPLVLIDEMLRGTNSKDKYLGSKVFIQQMILRKTPTLFATHDLQLSEMIEKYSGLVRNYHFDIQLAEGEMNFDYKLKEGACKTFNAALLLKEIGLSFNPEEAEA
- a CDS encoding peptidylprolyl isomerase; the encoded protein is MSKAIIKTEKGDMTVEFYDTDAPNTVANFKKLANEGFYDGITFHRVIPDFVVQAGCPNSKDAATAHLAGTGGPGYKIDCELDGGNQHHERGVLSMAHAGRNTGGSQFFICHSRSNTAHLDRNHTCFGKVVENVDIVDDIKQGDKILGIEVIED
- a CDS encoding putative porin; the protein is MYKTIVLFLLSCVLFGAKQSFAQDLKTSVNQNKELDSLRSKLENSKDSVIFTSRFIRYTTLKLTKDSIQTLALDTSLRGMQNFSPIAQPRRPTINTGNIGLAAKDLLFEPIKTIGFNPGFHSLDWYALGNDDIRYYQARTPFSNIYFAGQYSGEAEQLFRVMHSQNIKKNFNVGASYNRIGANGLYQRQRGDVLNGTFFSWYTSPNKRYALYANAIFNTLKAYENGSIINDNIFGSNNLSIDRMSQSVRLNSARQIYRKNTFFLRQTYFVGRIDSLDQEISKKVLPTNKITYTIKYDKDSYAFQKNEADDHTVLPSGMRDLSYTNDSTTVKHIQNEFIYSFFLRGKSSSVIKNELKLDAGIRHDFYNYSQIVGVLPQTNTYNYTNAAGVVTSETITVNNKYFSNYAKTFQNVTLLGAAGYRFSNRIDLNFDVQQIFQGRQAGDFMYEAKSNLLVSNNLGRIVLGGYIQNKSPEEIYDTHYGNHFGWTNATVDPKLAELKAANPLVSPNIVMLASPFNRTKTVNLSFKYINDKLGLDAGAEYYMINNYLYFVQKNTTVDSLTILPAQESGSISVLKVTVGKKFKFGRFNLDSYIVYQKTSKPDIMPTPEFYTYNSLYMKAKVFKVLNTEFGVDVKYNTKYVNYSYSPSVSQFYIRQSAPDAAIPYKPVKFDSYPIVDVWVRASLRKANIFVKYAYLNQGIQSKGYYTVNRYPMQDRALQVGLSWNFYD
- a CDS encoding asparagine synthetase B; amino-acid sequence: MKASSILINMDEDQKNHLKAYGIAYWSIKQQADVSWLLNYRGGSFLIKYSKLIEDECKTRGVSYQVIADGKVTAILNEISDPAVNMEMVKLEKAPKIAVYSPKSKLPWDDAVTMVLTYAEIPYDIVYDDEVLKDKLTGYDWLHLHHEDFTGQYGRFWSAFQNAAWYKEDVRTQEATAKRNGFSKVSLMKLAVAKKMTEFCAGGGFLFAMCSATDSFDIALSAEGVDICASMFDGDAEDPNAQSKLDYNKTLAFKDFRLDPNPANYEFSDIDVTQTRSLNQQNDYFTLFEFSAKSDLVPTMLTQDHDRVIKGFMGQTTAFRKSLIKPNITVLGENKGAAEVRYLHGDIGKGQFTFYGGHDPEDYQHAVGDPPTDLNLHPNSPGYRLILNNVLFPAAKKKHQKT